From Candidatus Dormiibacterota bacterium, the proteins below share one genomic window:
- a CDS encoding DMT family transporter, whose amino-acid sequence MKAGYVAAGACVLIWGANYSVAKRALQEIDPLAIAFTRAAAGVLFFGLFLLARRGWRGLPPGLLRAVPLGLLGIFANQLLFMTGLKRTSASHAAILIGMLPVFVLLLSALLHQERISLPKTAGILIAFAGVSLIALEHGVGFETPSLTGDVLTLLGVLAFSGYTVLGRPVLRDLGPIDTTGLAFLSGGALIILVTLPAAARQEWRTVSPAALACLACVVVLSTIVAYLLYYSAVARIDPSKVAAFMYFQPIVAALIAFLVAGEGFSRAFLFGGGLVLAGVLLAEWS is encoded by the coding sequence GTGAAGGCCGGCTACGTCGCGGCCGGCGCCTGCGTCCTGATCTGGGGCGCCAACTACTCCGTCGCCAAGCGCGCGCTCCAGGAGATCGATCCCCTCGCGATCGCCTTCACCCGGGCCGCCGCGGGCGTGCTGTTCTTCGGCCTGTTCCTCCTGGCGCGCCGCGGCTGGCGCGGACTGCCGCCGGGGCTCCTGCGCGCGGTCCCTCTCGGCCTGCTCGGCATCTTCGCCAACCAGCTTCTGTTCATGACCGGCCTGAAGCGGACGAGCGCCTCGCACGCGGCGATCCTGATCGGGATGCTGCCGGTGTTCGTGCTCCTGCTCTCGGCCCTTCTCCACCAGGAGCGCATCTCGCTTCCGAAGACTGCGGGGATCCTGATCGCCTTCGCCGGCGTGTCCCTCATCGCGCTCGAGCACGGGGTCGGGTTCGAGACGCCCTCGCTCACGGGAGATGTGCTGACCCTGCTCGGCGTCCTGGCGTTCTCGGGCTACACCGTCCTCGGGCGGCCCGTCCTGCGCGATCTCGGACCGATCGACACGACCGGTCTCGCCTTCCTGTCGGGCGGAGCCCTGATCATCCTCGTGACCCTTCCGGCCGCCGCGCGCCAGGAGTGGCGGACGGTCTCGCCTGCCGCTCTCGCCTGTCTCGCCTGCGTCGTCGTGCTCTCGACCATCGTGGCCTACCTCCTGTACTACTCCGCGGTGGCTCGCATCGACCCTTCGAAGGTGGCCGCCTTCATGTACTTTCAGCCGATCGTCGCGGCGCTCATCGCCTTCCTCGTCGCCGGGGAAGGGTTCAGCCGGGCCTTTCTCTTCGGAGGGGGGCTCGTCCTCGCCGGGGTGCTCCTGGCGGAGTGGTCCTGA
- a CDS encoding amidohydrolase encodes MTADLILTNGAVVTEDPRHPEAQAVAVRGGSIAAVGRSDEIAALAGPATRRIDLRGAMVVPGLTDSHGHVRSLGAELANLDLHGIASPEEIARRVRERDATLPPGAWVTGHGWDQNLWPGKKFPDHRPLTAAAPGRPVWLSRVDGHASWANLKAMQVAGVTRRTADPSGGKIERDGRGEPTGVFVDNAQDLVGKARPEPTREQIKGWLSLSLQRLAEAGLTEIHDAAVDPGDVDAYRELADAGQLPLRVYLMWNGIGKSRIEPLVEQPPFSNYKDRLTLRAVKLMIDGAMGSRGAVFLEDYSDDKGNRGLFVTEPAELERRAALAMRKGYQVCTHAIGDRGIRLTIDAYEKALARIHPADPRPRIEHLQCITQSDVARLLPLGIIASMQPSHATSDMYWAEDRVGRERGRGLYAWRWVLDAGVPIAAGSDFPVDPERPLIGLHSAVTRQDLKSWPPGGWHPDQRMTLAEALAAYTTGAAYAAYEEDHRGRIAPGYWADLTVIGKDLRSIPPEEIADAGIDFTIVGGSVVYEKR; translated from the coding sequence ATGACCGCCGACCTGATCCTGACGAACGGCGCCGTTGTGACCGAGGATCCGCGCCACCCCGAAGCGCAGGCCGTGGCGGTGCGCGGCGGCTCGATCGCGGCGGTGGGGAGGAGCGACGAGATCGCGGCTTTGGCCGGGCCGGCCACTCGGCGCATCGACCTGCGCGGCGCCATGGTCGTCCCGGGTCTCACCGACAGCCACGGCCATGTGCGCTCGCTCGGGGCGGAGCTGGCGAACCTCGACCTGCACGGTATCGCGAGCCCCGAGGAGATCGCCCGCAGAGTCCGGGAGCGCGACGCGACGCTTCCCCCCGGCGCCTGGGTCACCGGCCATGGCTGGGACCAGAACCTGTGGCCGGGGAAGAAATTCCCCGATCACCGCCCGCTGACCGCCGCGGCCCCCGGGCGCCCGGTCTGGCTGAGCCGCGTGGACGGGCACGCCTCCTGGGCCAATCTCAAGGCGATGCAGGTCGCCGGCGTCACGCGCAGGACGGCGGACCCGTCCGGCGGGAAGATCGAGCGCGACGGCCGCGGCGAGCCGACCGGCGTGTTCGTCGACAACGCCCAGGACCTGGTCGGGAAGGCGCGGCCCGAGCCGACGCGCGAGCAGATCAAGGGATGGCTCAGCCTGTCGCTGCAGCGTCTGGCCGAGGCGGGGCTGACCGAGATCCACGACGCCGCGGTCGATCCCGGGGACGTCGACGCCTACCGCGAGCTGGCCGACGCCGGACAACTGCCCCTGCGCGTCTATCTGATGTGGAACGGCATCGGCAAGTCCCGGATTGAGCCGCTGGTCGAGCAGCCCCCCTTCTCGAATTACAAGGACCGGCTGACGCTGCGCGCCGTCAAGCTGATGATCGACGGCGCCATGGGGTCGCGCGGCGCGGTCTTCCTCGAGGACTACTCCGACGACAAGGGGAACCGCGGTCTGTTCGTCACCGAGCCTGCCGAGCTCGAGCGGCGCGCCGCGCTGGCGATGCGCAAGGGATACCAGGTCTGCACGCACGCCATCGGCGATCGCGGCATCCGGCTCACCATCGACGCCTACGAGAAGGCCCTCGCCCGGATCCACCCCGCGGATCCGCGGCCGCGTATCGAGCACCTCCAGTGCATCACGCAGTCCGACGTGGCCCGCCTGCTGCCGCTCGGCATCATCGCCTCCATGCAGCCGAGCCACGCCACCAGCGACATGTACTGGGCCGAGGATCGCGTCGGTCGCGAGCGAGGTCGCGGGCTGTACGCCTGGCGCTGGGTTCTCGACGCGGGTGTCCCGATCGCCGCCGGCTCCGACTTTCCCGTCGACCCGGAGAGGCCGCTCATCGGCCTGCACAGCGCCGTCACCCGCCAGGACCTCAAGAGCTGGCCCCCGGGCGGCTGGCATCCCGACCAGCGCATGACGCTCGCGGAGGCCCTGGCCGCCTACACGACGGGGGCCGCCTACGCCGCCTACGAGGAGGACCACCGGGGGAGGATCGCCCCGGGCTACTGGGCCGACCTGACGGTGATCGGCAAGGACCTGCGCTCGATCCCGCCGGAGGAGATCGCCGACGCCGGGATCGACTTCACGATCGTCGGCGGATCGGTCGTGTACGAGAAGCGCTAG